The sequence TCCTGTTCCAGGGTCCAGTCGCCGAGGTCCAGCGGCGCTTGGGCGGGCGCGGCGGTCGCGAGCAGGAAGACGGCGGCGTACACGGCGGCCGCTCTCACGGCCGGCGCGAACGTAGAACGTCGGATACCCATCGGGCACTTCCTCGGGTTCGGGTTGGGGGGTGGCGGGGGCCCCCGGGCCCACATGAGAAGTGAAAAGGCCGGACGAATCTGGCGTGAAGCAATAATTATATCATACGCAATACCTCATGGCAAAAGGAGGCGCGATTGTCGTTAAACCGGGAGGCGTCGCTGCCGATGAATAGTAAAGGCGTACTGCGAGTTACATCATATGTCACGACGTCGGGGGGGCGGATGACGCCGGGACAGGGAGCGGGCATGAGCGACGTAGATTATCTGTGCGTGCTGCTGGTCGAGGATCGGGACGAGGACGCGACCCGGATTCAACGAATCCTGGCTGGTTGCCGGGACATCCAGTTCGTCGTGGAACAGGTGGGCACGGTCGACGAGGCGTGCCGGTCCCTGGCGGACGACACCTACGACATCGTCCTGCTCAACGACCAGGTGGGCGGGACCACGGGTTTCGATCTTGTCGAGACCCTCGACCAGGGCGACCCCTTCCTGCCGCCGATCATCATGATCGCCGAACACGAGGATCGCGGAGTGGACCTGGCGGCCCAGGACGCCGGGCTGGCCGATTATCTGGTCAAGCGCCATCTCAATCCCTCGCTGCTGGAACGGTCCATACGCTACGCCCTGGAGCGCAAGGACAACGAGCACAAGCTGCAACGGCTGGCCTACTTCGACCAGCTCACCGAACTGCCCAACCGCGCCCAGTTCAACAACCTGCTCGTCGAGCGCATCGACGCCGCAGCGGCAGCCGACTCCTCGTTCGCCCTGATGCTGCTCGACCTCGACCACTTCAAGAACGTGAACGACACGCTGGGCCATCCCGTCGGCGACGAGCTGCTGCAGAGGGTGGCGCAGAGGCTGCAGCTCTGCGTGGAGCACGGGGACTTCGCGGCCCGGCTCGGCGGCGACGAATTCGTCGTCGTGGGGCAGAACGACCGTCCCTGGGACGAGGTCAAGGCCCTCGTCGCGGAGATCATCTCGTCCCTGTCCGAGATCTATCGACTGTCCGCCCACGACATCACGACGACCACCAGCGTCGGCGTCGCCGTCTTTCCCGAGGACGGGACCACCTACAGCGACCTGCTAAAGAACGCCGACCTGGCCCTCTACAGGGCCAAGGACGCCGGCCGCGGCACCTGGCGCCTGTGCGACCGCGAACCGGTGACGGCCTAAGCCAGAACGCCGCCGCAGACGAGATCGGCCCGCCGCCGGGGACATCCCCTCAACGCATCATTTCGAAGAGCGTGAACGCGCCCACCTGCGACCTGAGCGCGGCGAAGCGGGCGAGGTAGCGCAGCTCGGCCGCGTCGCCGCCCCTGACCAGCACGTAGTCGAAGCGGTCGCGGACCCCGGGCACGGTCTCGAGCACGCGACGGGGCGCGAAGGGCCCGTCGATCCCGAAGGCCCGGCGGTACAGGGGGTCCTTCAGGCCGAGCGGGATCCAGTCGAGCCCTGCGTAGAAGGTCATCCACGGGCTCACGCCGCCCTTGCGGACGTGGTAGTAGGAGCCGAAGTGCGCGTAGGGGCTGCTGAAGGGGATGACCCCGTCGCGGACGTAGAAGGGTTCGATCACCTCGCTGCGCGGGTCGCACAGGATGGGCAGTACCCGCCGGTCCTCCGCCATCTCCTCGATCAGGTCGAAGAGCGGCGCGATCTCCCGGTCGAACGCCCGGTGCATCCGCAAAACGCCCAGCGCGGAGACGGCGCAGAGGGCGACCACGAGGATCCTGCCGCTCCGGCCCCGGGTCATCGCGGCGCCGGTCGCCAGGAACAGGGCGG is a genomic window of bacterium containing:
- a CDS encoding GGDEF domain-containing response regulator produces the protein MSDVDYLCVLLVEDRDEDATRIQRILAGCRDIQFVVEQVGTVDEACRSLADDTYDIVLLNDQVGGTTGFDLVETLDQGDPFLPPIIMIAEHEDRGVDLAAQDAGLADYLVKRHLNPSLLERSIRYALERKDNEHKLQRLAYFDQLTELPNRAQFNNLLVERIDAAAAADSSFALMLLDLDHFKNVNDTLGHPVGDELLQRVAQRLQLCVEHGDFAARLGGDEFVVVGQNDRPWDEVKALVAEIISSLSEIYRLSAHDITTTTSVGVAVFPEDGTTYSDLLKNADLALYRAKDAGRGTWRLCDREPVTA